Proteins encoded together in one Oncorhynchus mykiss isolate Arlee chromosome 7, USDA_OmykA_1.1, whole genome shotgun sequence window:
- the LOC110527153 gene encoding zinc finger protein OZF isoform X1 encodes MSSLSHSPPAEEEKVCWTEKQGLWLNVVVKEEEEDVTIQKQVEGEAVTVKEEKDVSVKEEEDVFRVKEEEDVTVKEEEEACFGVKEEDGEITVTLKEEEDETGYLGPVSQRHVMASNGSNVERALVNTRERRDYRGSSGEPQQHHDAEEAEKSLSRSELLKKHQQRPTGKKSNCCSECGKRFNSKVDLKIHQRIHTGDKSFGCDQCGKTFIRLQTLKSHQRIHTGEKPYGCDQCGKSYTQLISLIVHQRTHTGEKPYSCNQCEKSFTTSSYLTIHKRTHTGEKPFSCDQCGKSFTQLNNLIVHQRTHTGEKPYSCDQCGKSFTQLNNLIVHQRTHTGAKSYGCDQCGKSFTASSSLIVHQITHTGEKSYSCNLCGKSFTRSSCLTLHQRTHTGEKPFSCNQCGKSFTRSSCLTIHQRTHTGEKPFRCDQCGKSFTTSSQLTLHLRTHTGEKPFSCDQCGKSFTTSSQLTLHLRTHTGEKPYNCDKCGKSFTRSNSLMSHQRIHTGELPYSCDQCDQRYLDKRSLIKHQKIHA; translated from the exons ATGAGTTCACTAAGCCATTCTCCTCCTGCTGAAGAAGAGAAGGTGTGCTGGACGGAGAAACAGGGTCTGTGGCTGAACGTTGttgtgaaagaggaagaggaggatgtcacaatacaaaaacaagtagagggtgaggctgttacagtgaaagaagagaaagacgtttcagtgaaagaagaggaagacgtgTTCAGagtaaaagaggaggaggatgttacagtgaaagaagaggaagaggcaTGTTtcggagtgaaagaggaggatggggagattactgtcacattgaaagaagaagaggatgaaactggatatctgggcccggtttcccaaaggCATGTTATGGCATCCAATGGTTCTAACGTTGAACGGGCCCTGGttaacacta GAGAGAGAcgggactatcgtggatcctctggggaacctcaacaacatcatgatgctgaggaggcagagaagagtctctccagatcagaactcctcaagaaacaccagcagagacccacagggaagaaaTCCAACTGCTGCTctgaatgtgggaagagattcaacTCTAAAGTAGACCTTAAAATACATCAAAGAATTCACACAGGAGATAAATCTTttggctgtgatcaatgtgggaagacaTTTATTCGTCTACAAACCCTgaaatcacaccagagaatacacactggagagaaaccttatggctgtgatcaatgtgggaagagttataCTCAGCTAATCAGCCTGATAGTACACCagcggacacacacaggagagaaaccttatagctgtaatcaatgtgagaagagttttactacatctagctatctaactatacacaagagaacacacacaggagagaaaccatttagctgtgatcaatgtgggaagagttttactcagctaaACAACCTGATAGTACACCagcggacacacacaggagagaaaccttatagctgtgatcaatgtgggaagagttttacacAGCTAAACAACCTGATAGTACACCAGCGGACACACACAGGAGCGAAATCTTatggctgtgatcaatgtggaaagagttttactgcGTCAAGCTCCTTGATAGTCCACcagataacacacacaggagagaaatcttatagttGTAATCTATGTGGGAAAAGTTTTACTAGGTCTAGCTGTCTAActttacaccagagaacacacacaggagagaaaccatttagctgtaatcaatgtgggaagagttttactaggTCTAGCTGTCTaactatacaccagagaacacacacgggagagaaaccttttaggtgtgatcaatgtgggaagagttttactacatctagccAGCTGACTTTACacctgagaacacacacaggagagaaaccttttagctgCGATCAATGTGgtaagagttttactacatctagccAGCTGACATTACacctgagaacacacacaggagagaaaccttataactGTGAtaaatgtgggaagagttttactcggTCAAACAGCCTGATgtcacaccagagaatacacactggagagttaccttatagctgtgatcaatgtgaccAGAGATACCTTGATAAAAGATCTCTgattaaacatcagaaaatacatgcatga
- the LOC110527153 gene encoding uncharacterized protein LOC110527153 isoform X2, translating into MSSLSHSPPAEEEKVCWTEKQGLWLNVVVKEEEEDVTIQKQVEGEAVTVKEEKDVSVKEEEDVFRVKEEEDVTVKEEEEACFGVKEEDGEITVTLKEEEDETGYLGPVSQRHVMASNGSNVERALVNTRSVIFGTTYYGESRLRLKDLKSHLKRPMKSAPGWKSRPPQVMSVKLGLIP; encoded by the exons ATGAGTTCACTAAGCCATTCTCCTCCTGCTGAAGAAGAGAAGGTGTGCTGGACGGAGAAACAGGGTCTGTGGCTGAACGTTGttgtgaaagaggaagaggaggatgtcacaatacaaaaacaagtagagggtgaggctgttacagtgaaagaagagaaagacgtttcagtgaaagaagaggaagacgtgTTCAGagtaaaagaggaggaggatgttacagtgaaagaagaggaagaggcaTGTTtcggagtgaaagaggaggatggggagattactgtcacattgaaagaagaagaggatgaaactggatatctgggcccggtttcccaaaggCATGTTATGGCATCCAATGGTTCTAACGTTGAACGGGCCCTGGttaacacta GGTCAGTCATCTTtggtacaacatactatggggagTCGCGACTTCGGTTGAAGGATCTAAAATCCCACCTGAAAAGGCCAATGAAATCCGCGCCTGGCTGGAAGTCCCGCCCTCCACAGGTGATGAGCGTTAAGCTTGGATTAATTCCTTAA